Proteins co-encoded in one Chitinophagales bacterium genomic window:
- the ggt gene encoding gamma-glutamyltransferase yields the protein MLAKNGMVVTANPYASAIGLEILKKGGNAFDAAIAVQFALAVCYPRAGNIGGGGFLVYRKADGTVGSLDFREKAPKAATTNMYLDSLGNYISDLSKRGHLAVGVPGTVAGMVAMHEKLGSLPFADLVNPSVELAHNGVKLSKNEADKFNQYQEDFKELNHFQINAWKEGGWQEGDSLKHPELAATLARIRNSGRDGFYKGETADLFVEEIKAGNGIITHEDLEAYQAVWRDALVENYQDDYRIISMPPPSSGGIALVQLLEGSEMFDFTAMGHNTVESIHVMTELERRVYADRSMYLGDMDFYKVPMQQLLNPDYLKERFADIKMDKKTDSQDIKEGKVGKIESVETTHFSIVDKDGNAASITTTLNDNYGSKVMVKGAGFFLNNEMDDFSAKPGEPNMFGLIGAEANKIEPEKRMLSSMTPTIVEKNGELFMVVGTPGGATIITCVYQTIMNVIAHGMNIQEAVNAKKTHSQWLPDVVLLEENAVDDAVVEGLKKLGHEIEYRPALGRMEAVLVLPDGTLEGAADYTRGDDSAMGF from the coding sequence GTGTTAGCCAAAAACGGCATGGTCGTCACCGCCAATCCCTATGCTTCTGCAATTGGCTTGGAAATATTAAAAAAAGGCGGCAATGCTTTTGATGCGGCAATAGCCGTACAGTTTGCCTTGGCTGTTTGTTATCCGAGAGCGGGCAACATTGGAGGAGGCGGTTTTTTGGTGTATCGAAAAGCAGATGGAACAGTCGGTAGTTTGGATTTTCGGGAGAAAGCCCCAAAAGCTGCAACAACAAATATGTATTTGGATTCACTCGGCAATTACATATCTGACCTGAGCAAACGAGGTCATTTGGCGGTTGGAGTGCCTGGCACAGTAGCGGGTATGGTTGCAATGCACGAAAAACTGGGCTCATTGCCTTTTGCAGATTTGGTGAATCCGAGTGTGGAATTGGCGCACAATGGGGTGAAATTGAGCAAAAACGAAGCAGACAAATTCAATCAATACCAAGAGGATTTTAAAGAATTGAATCACTTCCAAATCAATGCGTGGAAGGAAGGCGGTTGGCAAGAAGGGGACAGTTTGAAACATCCCGAATTGGCGGCAACTTTGGCCCGTATTCGCAACAGTGGACGGGATGGTTTCTACAAAGGTGAAACGGCGGATTTGTTCGTGGAAGAAATAAAAGCAGGCAATGGCATCATTACACACGAAGACTTGGAAGCCTATCAAGCAGTTTGGCGGGATGCTTTGGTGGAAAATTACCAAGATGATTACCGCATCATCTCTATGCCTCCTCCTTCAAGTGGCGGAATCGCTTTGGTGCAGTTGTTGGAAGGCTCCGAAATGTTTGACTTTACTGCAATGGGACACAATACAGTCGAAAGCATTCATGTTATGACCGAATTGGAGCGTCGGGTTTATGCTGATCGATCTATGTATCTGGGTGACATGGATTTCTACAAAGTTCCGATGCAGCAGTTGTTGAACCCTGACTATTTGAAAGAGCGTTTTGCAGACATCAAAATGGACAAAAAAACGGATTCTCAAGACATCAAGGAAGGCAAAGTCGGAAAGATTGAAAGTGTAGAAACAACGCATTTTTCGATTGTCGACAAAGACGGCAATGCGGCATCTATTACCACAACCCTCAACGACAATTACGGCTCGAAGGTGATGGTGAAAGGGGCGGGTTTTTTCTTGAACAACGAAATGGATGATTTCAGCGCAAAGCCTGGTGAGCCAAATATGTTTGGTTTGATAGGTGCGGAGGCGAACAAAATCGAACCCGAAAAACGGATGTTGAGCAGCATGACCCCAACTATTGTCGAAAAGAATGGTGAATTGTTTATGGTGGTCGGTACGCCTGGCGGTGCTACGATTATCACTTGTGTCTATCAAACGATTATGAATGTAATTGCCCACGGCATGAACATTCAAGAAGCTGTGAATGCTAAAAAAACACACTCTCAATGGCTTCCTGATGTAGTTCTTTTGGAGGAAAATGCAGTGGATGATGCCGTTGTAGAAGGATTGAAGAAGTTGGGGCATGAGATAGAGTACCGCCCTGCTTTGGGCCGAATGGAAGCCGTTTTGGTTTTACCTGACGGCACTTTGGAGGGAGCGGCCGATTATACAAGAGGGGATGATTCGGCTATGGGGTTTTGA
- the mutS gene encoding DNA mismatch repair protein MutS produces the protein MARPKNTTSGKKKAGAKETPLMKQYNTIKKKYPDAILLFRVGDFYETFGPDAVTTAAVLGITLTKRHNGAASEIELAGFPHHALDTYLPKLVRAGYRAAICEQLEDPKMTKTLVKRGVTELVTPGVALSDKILNHKTNNYLAAVHFSKRTIGLSFADISTGEFLVTQGNADYIDKLLQSFQPSEVIYSKNHLEDFKEYFGDKFYTYPLEDWVFAPDFTRELLLRHFQTQTLKGFGVEGLDIGNVAAGSIIHYLGTTEHANLQHFTALGRLKQDKYVWLDRFTIRNLELLENPHDSGTPLIKVLDQTISPMGSRLLRKWIVLPLKDIRAIGNRHSMVEYFMQQEEFKDKMIQQIQQIGDIERLIAKVPMGKITPRQVAQLKKALFAIEPIQKMCEEASNEILNRMGEQLNPCKIIRSKIEKELIEEPPVALNKGSVIREGVSEELDELRRLTKTSKDFLLEIQQREIENTGITSLKISFNNVFGYYLEVRNRFKSQVPKEWIRKQTLVSSERYITQELKEYEEKILGAEEKILEIESQLFEALVASLNTYIRPIQLNAALIAQLDCLLSFARAAIRNNYFKPQINDSLILDIKAGRHPVIEQQMKIGEEYVPNDIYLDSDSHQLLIVTGPNMAGKSALLRQAALIVIMAQMGSFVPAAVAKLGITDKVFTRVGASDNISSGESTFMVEMNETASIMNNISERSLILLDEIGRGTSTYDGISIAWALAEYLHNHPKAQPKTLFATHYHELTELSNKFERIKNFHISTKEIGNKVIFLRKLVPGGALRSFGIHVAQMAGMPKQILKRANEILAQLEDKGLASDQISTQLKQMPEASPYQLSIFEVNNPKMQKVEALLSKIDVNTLTPIEALLKLNELKQALEQED, from the coding sequence GTGGCAAGACCAAAAAACACAACAAGCGGCAAAAAAAAAGCGGGCGCAAAAGAAACGCCCTTGATGAAACAATACAATACCATCAAGAAAAAATACCCTGATGCGATATTGCTGTTTCGAGTCGGCGATTTTTATGAAACCTTCGGTCCCGATGCCGTCACTACGGCAGCCGTACTCGGCATCACCCTCACCAAACGCCACAACGGGGCTGCCTCCGAAATAGAACTTGCAGGTTTTCCGCACCACGCACTCGACACCTACCTCCCCAAGCTGGTCAGAGCAGGTTATCGAGCAGCCATCTGTGAACAGTTGGAAGACCCCAAAATGACCAAAACTTTGGTGAAAAGAGGCGTAACTGAATTGGTTACACCAGGCGTAGCCCTCAGCGATAAAATACTGAACCACAAGACCAACAACTACTTGGCAGCCGTTCACTTCTCCAAACGCACCATCGGACTATCCTTTGCGGACATATCGACAGGCGAATTTTTGGTGACACAGGGCAATGCAGATTACATTGACAAACTACTGCAAAGTTTTCAACCCTCCGAAGTCATCTATTCCAAAAACCATTTGGAGGACTTCAAAGAATATTTCGGTGATAAATTTTACACCTATCCACTTGAAGATTGGGTATTTGCGCCCGATTTTACCCGTGAATTGCTCCTGCGGCATTTTCAGACCCAAACCCTCAAAGGTTTTGGCGTAGAAGGATTGGACATCGGCAATGTGGCAGCAGGTTCGATCATCCATTATCTCGGCACGACCGAACACGCCAACTTGCAGCATTTCACCGCATTGGGGCGATTGAAGCAAGACAAATACGTGTGGCTCGACCGTTTCACCATCCGCAATCTCGAACTACTTGAAAACCCTCATGATAGTGGTACACCTCTCATAAAAGTGCTCGACCAAACCATTTCTCCAATGGGTTCACGCCTCCTCCGCAAGTGGATTGTACTGCCATTGAAGGACATACGAGCCATCGGCAATCGGCACAGCATGGTCGAGTATTTCATGCAGCAAGAGGAATTTAAGGATAAAATGATTCAGCAGATTCAGCAAATTGGTGACATCGAACGCTTGATAGCCAAAGTGCCGATGGGCAAAATCACCCCTCGCCAAGTTGCCCAATTGAAGAAGGCCCTCTTTGCGATTGAGCCGATTCAAAAAATGTGTGAGGAAGCCTCCAATGAGATTCTGAACCGAATGGGTGAACAACTCAATCCCTGCAAAATCATCCGCAGCAAAATCGAAAAGGAACTCATTGAAGAACCTCCTGTGGCACTCAACAAAGGCAGTGTGATTCGAGAAGGCGTTTCAGAAGAATTGGACGAATTGAGGCGATTGACCAAAACCAGCAAAGATTTTCTATTGGAAATCCAACAGCGGGAAATTGAAAATACGGGCATTACTTCACTCAAAATCAGCTTCAACAATGTATTTGGCTACTACCTCGAAGTCCGAAACCGCTTCAAAAGCCAAGTTCCAAAAGAATGGATTCGCAAGCAAACGCTGGTCAGTTCTGAACGCTACATCACCCAAGAATTGAAGGAATACGAGGAAAAAATATTGGGGGCAGAAGAAAAAATATTGGAAATTGAAAGCCAATTGTTTGAAGCATTGGTGGCAAGCCTCAACACTTATATTCGCCCGATTCAACTCAATGCTGCTTTGATTGCTCAATTGGATTGTTTGCTTTCTTTCGCTCGTGCTGCAATCCGAAACAACTACTTCAAACCCCAAATCAACGACAGTCTCATCCTCGACATCAAAGCAGGACGGCATCCTGTGATTGAGCAGCAAATGAAAATTGGAGAAGAATACGTACCCAACGACATTTATTTGGACAGCGATAGTCATCAATTACTCATCGTTACGGGGCCGAATATGGCGGGAAAATCGGCTTTGTTGCGGCAGGCGGCGCTGATAGTAATCATGGCGCAAATGGGCAGTTTTGTTCCCGCAGCGGTTGCCAAATTGGGGATTACCGACAAAGTTTTCACAAGAGTAGGTGCTTCGGACAATATCAGTTCGGGTGAGTCGACCTTCATGGTAGAGATGAACGAAACGGCAAGCATTATGAACAACATTTCGGAACGCAGCTTGATTTTGCTGGACGAAATTGGAAGAGGAACAAGCACTTACGATGGCATTTCAATTGCTTGGGCATTGGCAGAATACCTTCACAACCATCCCAAAGCACAACCCAAAACGCTTTTTGCAACCCACTACCACGAACTGACCGAACTCTCCAACAAATTCGAGCGCATCAAAAATTTCCACATTTCGACCAAAGAGATTGGCAACAAGGTGATTTTCTTGCGGAAGTTGGTGCCTGGTGGCGCATTGCGGAGTTTTGGTATTCACGTTGCCCAAATGGCGGGAATGCCCAAGCAGATTTTGAAGCGGGCAAACGAGATTCTGGCACAATTGGAAGACAAGGGTTTGGCTTCTGACCAAATCAGTACACAATTGAAGCAAATGCCCGAAGCATCGCCCTATCAATTGAGCATTTTTGAGGTAAACAATCCCAAAATGCAAAAGGTGGAGGCTTTGTTGTCAAAAATTGATGTGAATACGCTTACACCAATTGAAGCATTGTTGAAGTTGAACGAGTTGAAGCAAGCATTGGAGCAAGAAGATTGA
- a CDS encoding DUF3696 domain-containing protein, translating to MAYITGITLKNFRVFKDATEFEFAPLTILTGANNSGKSTVLKALLLLADSMKKNGLEELDFTGEHHHLGGLESVLNEKEEDIVSIVKFMPEYENSLDSYTEKITQFIIHDLKQEYPAIDNYMHSRYGLTDLDYANYDNVINAIGNQYLLFSSFQYKDGKVLDYFLYNLQDNLVFNENKFSSDLGISLKRTPYQIEDLEKAIKTIEPKKVRLLKILNATEQSKNQGINKLIGEIFALVFSSIDIKNSSPYPWDIAHHEIDIDTVKLRGQSYDHRIIDWIEKIFKIILQSAFQLEYLPPIKANTQRLYTYQSQGTLFNDLLVQYTKNGASKDEKKTTFIYKWLGEEGFGIADKVEFVPIGTYGNAVKIWKNGKELELADLGFGITALLPLLMKIVLCKTKLLMIEEPENSLHPNFQTKLADLFIDAQETFGLRFIIETHSEYLIRRLQILTAEKKITPDNTSIYYFYNPDDVPKGKKQVERINIEEDGSLDNDFGEGFFDMATQMRFELLKLKKELNAVKAN from the coding sequence ATGGCTTATATAACAGGTATCACCCTTAAAAATTTTAGAGTTTTCAAAGATGCAACAGAGTTTGAATTTGCCCCTTTGACGATTTTGACAGGAGCGAATAATTCGGGTAAAAGTACCGTATTGAAGGCATTGTTGTTGTTGGCTGACAGCATGAAAAAGAATGGATTGGAGGAATTGGATTTTACAGGTGAGCATCATCATCTTGGAGGTTTGGAGTCGGTTTTGAATGAGAAAGAGGAGGATATAGTTTCGATTGTTAAGTTTATGCCTGAATATGAAAATTCGTTAGATTCATATACTGAAAAAATAACACAATTCATTATACACGATTTAAAACAAGAATACCCAGCAATTGACAACTATATGCACAGTAGATATGGTCTAACTGATTTGGACTATGCAAATTATGATAATGTGATTAATGCAATCGGTAATCAATACCTTTTATTTTCTTCTTTTCAATATAAGGATGGCAAAGTATTAGATTATTTTTTATACAATTTGCAAGATAATTTAGTTTTTAATGAAAATAAATTTAGTAGTGATTTAGGCATTTCATTAAAACGCACTCCATATCAAATAGAGGATTTGGAAAAGGCAATAAAAACTATTGAGCCAAAAAAGGTAAGACTTTTAAAGATTTTAAACGCAACAGAACAGTCTAAAAATCAAGGAATTAATAAATTAATTGGCGAAATATTCGCTTTAGTATTTAGTAGTATTGATATTAAAAATAGCAGCCCGTATCCTTGGGACATTGCCCACCATGAAATAGATATAGATACTGTAAAACTAAGAGGACAAAGTTATGACCATAGAATTATAGACTGGATAGAAAAAATCTTTAAAATCATCCTACAATCAGCCTTCCAATTAGAATACCTCCCTCCAATAAAAGCCAACACCCAAAGACTTTACACCTATCAATCACAAGGTACACTCTTCAATGACCTATTGGTACAATACACCAAAAATGGTGCATCAAAAGATGAAAAAAAAACAACTTTTATCTATAAATGGCTTGGAGAAGAAGGTTTTGGAATCGCTGATAAGGTGGAGTTTGTTCCTATAGGAACGTATGGAAATGCGGTTAAAATTTGGAAAAATGGAAAGGAATTGGAGTTGGCGGATTTGGGTTTTGGGATTACTGCTTTGTTGCCTTTACTGATGAAAATAGTGTTGTGCAAAACAAAACTATTGATGATTGAAGAACCCGAAAACAGCTTGCACCCCAATTTCCAAACCAAACTGGCAGACTTATTTATAGATGCACAGGAAACTTTTGGACTTCGATTTATCATTGAGACACACAGCGAATATCTCATCCGACGACTGCAAATACTGACCGCAGAAAAGAAAATCACACCAGACAATACTTCAATTTATTATTTCTACAATCCTGATGATGTTCCAAAAGGGAAAAAACAAGTTGAACGAATCAATATTGAAGAAGATGGGAGTTTGGACAATGATTTTGGAGAAGGATTCTTTGATATGGCTACTCAGATGCGGTTTGAATTGTTGAAATTGAAGAAAGAACTAAACGCTGTCAAAGCGAATTAA